CCAGGCCTCCAGGCTCATCAACCGGGAGAAGGCGGCCGCCGTCGTCCGGCACATCACATACCACCGGCTGGACGCGTCGTATGACGCCGCCCTCTTCACCAATGCCGTCCGCCGGGGCAGGCTGGGGTGCACCGCCGTGCCCGCCGCCCATTCGATCTCAGACTATGTGATCTGTGACACCGACAGGGAACGGGCCTTTGCCGAGGCGCTGGAGGCCAGCGAGGCGGTCAGATTATATGTCCGACTTCCCAAGTCCTTCTTCATTCCCACCCCGGTGGGGCGGTACACGCCCGACTGGGCCATCGCCCTCCGGGACCGCGCAGGGGATCCCGTCTATTTCGTGGCAGAGACCAGCGGCAGGGCCCCACAGCCCCAGGGCGTGGAGGCGGCGAAACTCCAGTGCGCCCGCGCACACTTCGCCGCGGTCAGCGGCGGAGAGGTGATGTGCGGCGCCGTCCGTGACTTGGATGAGCTCCTGCGCATCGTGGGCTGAAGCCCCGGGGCCGCACAGTATGCACGGCGGCGTATGGAAGGCCCCCCGCTATGGACAGAGAAGCGCGGCCTGAAATCAAGTGATTTCAGGCCGCGCCGGCTTGTGTGCAGCTGTGAGGTCTGCAAGAATTCGAATACACTGCCGGTTCCCCGGCTTTCAGCAAGCGGGCCGCCGCAGCGGCACGCTCCGGAACTCCGGCCCGGCGGAGTCTGTTTGAGCCGCCGCATCCCCGGTGCGCCGCCAAAGCCGGCCCCCATCTCAGGGCAGAACTGCCTGTGCCAGGCGGTTGTCAATGCCCTGTCCCCTCCCCCGCCCGGGGTGCGCCGCCCCGCCCCCGCAGACGGCGGAACCGCCGGTGAGAAGCAGTCTTCCCGCCGTTCTCACGCCGTCCCGTGGGGGATGATGACCTTCTCCACCCGGATCTTCCCATCCTCCGCCTCCGCCGTCATCATGGTGATCTCCTGATGGAACCGCCGAGGGCCGCAGGAGCCCGGGTTGAGCCAGAGGACGCCGCCTTTCTCCTCCTGCACGTACTTGTGGGAGTGGCCGAACACCACCGCGTCCACACCGGCCAGGTCCGCCGGGACCTCCTTTCTGTTGTGGACCATGAAAAAGGTCACGCCGCCCAGGGTAACGGTGAGATCGTGCGGGATGGCCTCCGCCCAGTCCTTGTCGTTGTTGCCCCGGACGATGTACAGCGGCGCATACTGCCGCAGCTCATCCACGATGCTCTGCCTGTTGATATCTCCGCCATGGAGGATGGCGTCGGCGGTCTTTAGATGCTCCGTGACCTCCGGCCGCAGCAGGCCGTGGGTGTCGGAGAGAATGGCAAGTTTCATAGGTTTCCCCTCCCCCTCAGATGATAATGCCCTCGCAGTGGTCGATCTCGTGCTGGATAATCTGGGCCGTCCAGCCGGTGAAGGTCTTGATCCGCTCCTGGAATTTTTCGTTCTGCCAGCGGACCTTGATGGACTCCCACCGCCGGGCTCTGCGGGTGCCGGAGAGGGACAGGCACCCCTCCTCCGCCTCATAGGGGCCGGCCCTTTTCACGATCTCCGGATTGAACATGACCATATAGCCGCCCTGGTTGTCGAAGGCGATGATGCGCTTGTTCACGCCGATCATGTTGGCCGCCATACCTACGCAGCCGTCCCTGTGGACTTCCAGTGTCTCCAGCAGATCCGCCGCCACCGGCAGGTCCTCCGGAGAGGCGGGCTCGGCCTTTTGGGCCAGAAATGCCTGGTCTTTGCAGATGTCCCGAATCATGATGGGTCCTCCTTGTGTCGTTGAATCGCCGCCGCTATGGTCTCCGCCGCAATGCGGGCCCCCTGCCCGCTGGGGTGGACGCCATCGGCGGCGTAGAGGTCCTGCGTGCCGGGCAGCTGGTAAAACCGCCGCCCCACGTCGGCAAGCAGGGCGCGGTTTTCCTCCGCCGCCCTGCGGTACGCCGCGGACAGGTTCCGGGCCATCCCACCATAGTCCCATCCCTTGGCCGACAGCCGGGCCCCACCCTTCTGATAGGCCCAGGTGGCATAGAGCACCGGGATGGCCCCGTTCTCCCGGATCTGCCGGCAGAGCCGCTCCACGCTGGCGAAAAAGCTCCCGGGAGCGGTGATGGGGCCGTGGCTCATTTCCTGCAGCACCACATAGTCCCACTGCTCCTTTGCAAGCGCCGCCTGCGTTCGGGCGCCCAGCCGGGTGTTCGGGTTCAGATGCTCGGACAGCCGGGCCCCGCCCCGGGTATGGCAGACCACTTCCGCCCCGGTCAGTTCCGCCAGAATGTCCGGCATATCTTGGGCAGAGGTGAGGCTGTTGCCCAGCATCAGAATCCGCATGGTGCTCCTCCTTGTCTCGTTTCCGTGCGCGTCTGCGCGAAAGGCTCCCGCCGTCAATGCTCGGGGCAGCGCTCCATAAGCCCCCTGCCGGATTTGCTGATATCCCCATATCCCGCCGGAGCCGCAGCGGCCCGCTCTGGGCGGCACCGGTTCTCCCATTGATGGTTCCCTCCAGCAGGCGCACGGTGCCGGGGAACGATGCGTTTCATGGGGCGAAATCCCGGCGGCAAGGGCCCTGTGCCCCTGCTCCGCGAAGTGGCACACCGTCATAGGCCGGGGAGACGTTCCACCGCCCGGCAAGGGTCCGGCAGCACCCGGCGAAGGTCCGGGAAGCGGCAATGAGCATTTGGCCCGGCACCCATTCCCCCGGGGACCGGGACGGCAACGCGAACAGAGGGATCTTCCCCCGTGCCAGCTCCAGGCCGGTCAGGAATCGCTCCATCCGCTCCGCCGTGGCCTTGGGCCTGCGGCCCTGCAAAAGGTCATTGGTGCCCAGCATCACGATCAGCAGGTCGGTGTCCGCCGGAATGTCAGGTGCCGCGTCGGGGAGCTCCCGGCCGTTGGCGCCCCAGTTGCCCAACACCCATCCGGTTTCGGCCGCCAGGATGTCCACCCATCAGCTGCCCGGGGCACAGCGCCCGCCCAGCCGGGACCGGGGATCGTAGCCCCAGGTGCTGGAATCGGCGAAACAGATGACCTTCCTCACAGCTGTCCCTCCAAGGCACAAGCCCCGGACGTGCCCTCACCTTCCCCGCATCCCGTTTAGGCCGGTGCGTGCGGTGCTATTCTGCCTGCGGCATTTGTGATTTCATCACGGTGCAATTCATAGATATGCGGTATGATGAACCCACTCAATTTAGGGAGGCATGCTATGAATTCCGTGAAAAAGCGGCGCAGAGCCGTGGTGGACCCGTCAGCCTGTGTGGCCTGCGGCTGCTGTGTGAAGGTCTGTCCCCTGCAGGCCATTGAGATCGTGCGGGGCGTTATGGCCCAGGTCCGGCAGGACAAATGCGTGGGCTGCGGCAAGTGCGCCAGGGAGTGTCCGGCCAGCGTCATCAAAATCCGGGAGGTAGAGGCATGAAGAAGCACTGGTACGACTATCTGTGGATCGCTTCGCTCCTGTACCTCCTGCTGGGATTTTTCAACATTCTGTTTGCCTGGCTGGGCCTGCTGTGCTTCTTCATCCCCCTCATCATCTCCGTGGTCAGCGGGACCAAGAGCTACTGCAACCGCTACTGCGGCCGGGGCCAGCTGTTTGGGCTGCTGGGCGGGCGCTTCGGGCTGTCCCGCAGGAAAGACATCCCCAAATGGATGAAAAGCAAGGCGTTCCGATACGGATTTCTCGCCTTTTTCTTCGCCATGTTCTTTCTGATGCTGTGGAACACCTATTTGGTGTTCGCCGGTGTGCGGGATCTGGGGCAGGCGGTCACCCTGCTGTGGACCTTCAAGCTGCCCTGGAACTGGGCCTACCACGGCACCCTTTTCCATCCCGGCGTGGCGCAGTTCGCCTTCGGCTTCTACGGCGTCATGCTCACATCCACAGTCTTGGGGCTAATCACCATGGTGCTGTTCAAGCCCCGCAGCTGGTGTGTCTACTGCCCCATGGGCACCATGACACAGCTGATCTGCAAAGCAAGGAACAGCCGCACATGACCGTGCCGTATCACGCGGCTCAATCCTGCAACTGCCGCAGCCTGTCCTCATCAAGGAGCCGGACCATGCCCCGGGAGAGCCGCACCATGCCCTCGCTCTGAAAATAGCGCAGCATCCTGGTAATCACCTCCCGGTGGGTGCCCAGGTGATTGGCAATGGCCTCATGGGTGATCTTCAGCACGCTGCTCCCCTCGATGGAAGCCTCCTCCAGCAGAAAGGCCGCCACCCGCTTGTCCAGGCTCTTCCACATGACCTGCTCCATCAGCCACATGACCTCGGAGAACCGGCTGGCCATCAGCTCGTTGGTGTAGTTGGCCACAGGCGCCGACGTCTCCATGATGTCCTGGTAGACCTCCGCGGGAATGACCCAGAGGTCCGTGTCCTTCTCCGCCTGGATGGTGACCTCAAACTGGATGGAGCGCATGATGCAGGACGCAGAGAACAGGCACAGATCCCGGTCGAACAGGCGGTAAATGGTGATCTCCCGCCCCTCATCAGAGAGGATATAGGCCCGGAGCTGCCCCGCCTTCACCAGGAGGAGTCCGGTGCAGTCCATGTCCCCGTTGTGCAGGATCGTCCCCTTCTTCACGGTTCGGAAATTCAGATTGCTGCGGATCCGGTCCTGCTGGTCTGTTTGGAGCTTGTTCCAGATGGGAAAATAGTCCTGAAAGGTCATTCCGTGTCCCTCCTCATCGTGTTCTCAGTATAGTTGACAGGAGCTTTGCTGTCAACCGGCCCGCTTTTCGGAAAATCCCGTGTTTTGGGTGATGTCGTCACAGAAAAATCGCGGACTTTCGGTTATACTAGGACCAAACCAAGGAAAGGAGCTGACCAGCATGGCGGCTATCAATCTAAACAAGGAACAATTCCAGCAGATGGCAGAGGGCGGCAAGCCCATCCTGGTGGATTTCTGGGCTCCCTGGTGCGGCTACTGCCGCCGGATCGGGCCCGCGTATGAGAAGATCGCGGACGAATACGGCGACCGTCTCACCGTGGCGAAGGTAAACATCGACGAGGAGGCCGCGCTGGCCGAGGCGGCGCAGATCGAGGTCATTCCTACGCTGGTCCTGTATCGGGACGGGAAAGCCGTGGATTCTATCGTCAACCCCGGGTCCAAAGCGGCCATCGACCAGTTCATCCAGGAGGCTATGGCGAAGTAAGGAGGCGGAATCCATGGGCGAAACTCGTGTCTACGACATGATCGTGGTGGGCGGCGGGCCGGGCGGCTATACGGCGGCGCTCTATGCAGCCAGGGCCGGGCTGGATACACTGGTGCTGGAGAAACTCTCGGCAGGCGGGCAGATGGCCCTGACGGAGGAGATCGACAACTATCCCGGCTATGAGGACGGGATCGACGGCTTCACCCTGGCGGAGAAGATGCAGCGGCAGGCAGAGCGGTTCGGTGCGCAGACAGCGTACGCACAGGTGGAGCGCATGGAACTGACCGCTGCCCCCAAGGCGCTGAAGACCAGCGAGGGGACCTTTTATGCCAGGACGGTAATCCTTGCCACCGGAGCCAATCCCAGGGAGCTGGGCCTTGCAGGCGAGGAGGCCCTGGTGGGCCGGGGTGTGGCCTACTGTGCCGCCTGCGACGGGATGCGCTACAAGGGCAAAACGGTCGCCGTGGTGGGCGGCGGGAATTCCGCCGCCGGCGACGCCCTGCTTTTGAGCCGTATCGCCGAAAGGGTGGTCCTGGTGCACCGCAGGGACCAGCTACGGGCCACGAAGATCTACCACGAGCCACTGATACAGGCAGAGAACGTGGAATTCCGCTGGAACAGCACTGTTACGGAGCTGCTGCACGAAGAGAAGCTGACCGGCATCCGGCTGCGGGATGTGCAGACCGGGGCGGAATCCGTCCTTCCCTGCGACGGGCTCTTCATCAGCGTCGGCAGAAAGCCGGCCACGGAGCTGGTGAAAGGCCAGCTGGAGCTGGATGCCGGCGGCTATGTGACGGCGGACGAAACCACAAGGACCAATCTCCCCGGCGTCTATGCCGTGGGCGATGTACGGACGAAGCCGCTGCGCCAGGTAGTGACGGCCGTGGCCGATGGGGCCATGGCGGTCCACATGGCGGAAGAATATCTGGCAGGCGGCGCCTGATCGAAGAAATGCGGCAGAGAACGGCTGAAGTCCTCCCGCATATATGCCCATCCCGTTCAAAATGCAGGCATCCGGGATGCAGGCGGCCTGAAAAGAACACAGCTGCCCGGAGTATCTGATGGAACAGATTCCTCCGGGCAGTTTTTGTATCCTTGTTTTGCAGAGCGGCAGGCCACGGAAAAGGAACCTGTCATGCGGCAAACCGCGCGGTCCGGCGGAGCCCTTTGGGCAGGATCCTCAGTTCTGTTCCAGCAGCCGTCTGACTTCTGAAATACTGTCCACCGGCCGGGCACAGGCGCCGTTCCGGCATAGATAGTACCGGACGCCTGTCTCCGGAATCGGATAGGCCTCCGTGAAGGGGGCAAGCTCCTCCAGCGGCTTTGCCGTCTCCGGCGTTTTCACCAGCACCGTCAGTTCGGGCCTGGAGGCCTCCCGCAGAAAAGCCGCCAACTCCTCCGGCATGGTCCGGGCCGCGCAGACCAGCTCCGCCGAGGGCCACAGCTCCTCCAGAAACACCAGCATGGCAAAACCGTGTCCGGCGGGATAGGTCCGGGTGGCCCCAGCCAGATAGCCCAGCTGCAGATCGGCGGCGGTCCGCCAGCGGGCCTCCCCGGTGAGGCGGGCCAGGCGGGAGAGAACCAGCGCCGCTGCCGCATTGCCCGACGGCATGGCCCCGTCATAGGTCTCCTTTGTCCGGGTGATGAGCTGTTCCCCATCCGCCGCGTAGGGGTAAAACCCGCCGTTTTTCCCGTCAAAAAACTGCTCCAGCAGCCGTGCCGTCAGGTCCCCGGCCTCCGCCAGATAGGCGGTCCGGAAGGTCACGCCGTAGAGTTCCAGCAAGCCCCAGGCGCAGAAGGCGTAATCATCCAGCTTTCCGGGGTGGGCCGCCTGCCCCGCCCGCCATCTGGCCAGCAGACGACCGTTTTCCTCTGTGAGGCTCCGCTTCAAAAATGCCGCGGCTCCCACGGCGGCGTCCCGATAGCGGGGCTCATCCAGGGCCAGTCCCGCCCGGGCCAGGGCCGCAATCATCAGTCCATTCCATGCGGCAAGCACCTTGTCGTCCCTGTGGAGGCAGGTCCGTTCCAAGCGGTAGGCATACACCCTCTCCCGCAGGGGCCTGATGCGCACCGGCTCCCGCTGGACCTGTTCCCGGCCGATTAGGTTGAGGATATTTTTCCCCGCAAAGTTCCCCGTCTCGGTGACGCCGTACCAGCCGCAGAACGCCTCTGCGTCCTCCGGTCCCAGCAGGTCTCTCAGCTCGCCTTCGGTGAATACATAGTATTTCCCCTCCTCGCCCTCGCTGTCCGCGTCCTGTCCGCAGTAGAATCCGCCCTGAAAATCACGCAGCTCCCGCAGGACGTAATCCAGCGTGCGGCGGACGATCTCCCCATAGAGCGGGCGCCGGGTCTGCTGATAGGCCTCCGTATAGGCCAGTGCCAGCAGGGCGTTGTCATAGAGCATCTTTTCAAAGTGGGGCACCAGCCACATTTCATCGGTAGAGTACCGGGCAAAGCCGCCGCCCACATGGTCGAACAGGCCGCCTCGGTACATGCTCTCCAGCGTCTGCTCCGCCATGGCCCCGGCCTGGGACTCCCCTGTGCGCCGGGCGTACCGGAGCAGGAAGATCAGATTATGAGGCGTGGGGAATTTTGGCGCGTGCCCGAAGCCGCCCCAGCGGGTGTCAAAACTCCGGGCGTAAAGGCCCGCCGCCATGCCTGCCAGTGCCCGGTCTGGAAAGCCGGTGCCTGCGCCCTCCGCTTCCCTGAGCCGGTCGGTCAGCGCCTCTCCGGCGGTCAGCAGACTGCCCCTATCTTCCCGCCACAGGCGCGCCGCCTGCTGCAGCAGGGACAGCAGCGCCTGTCTGGGGAGGTACGTCCCCGCCCAGAAGGGCTCCTGCTCCGGCGTGAGCAGCACCGTCAGCGGCCATCCGCCGGAGCCTGTCATAGCCACGCAGGCGGCCATATAGACCGCGTCCACATCCGGGCGCTCCTCCCGGTCGACTTTGATCGGGATAAAATCCCGGTTGATCGCCTCCGCCACCGTCTCGTCCTCAAAGGACTCATGGGCCATGACGTGGCACCAGTGGCAGGTGGAGTAGCCGATGCTGAGGAACACCGGCTTGTCCTCCTCCCGTGCGGTCTGGAATGCCTCGCTCCCCCAGGGCCGCCAGTCCACGGGATTTTCCCGGTGCTGGAGCAGATACGGGGATTGTTCAAATTGCAGCCGGTTGGGCATGGGTCGTCCTCCTTTGACCGGGCGGCGCACTGCCGCCCGCATGGTTCCGCAGGTTTTCCGTCCAGTGCCGCGCTTGCCCCCTGCTTATACAAGGCGTTTTCCCCATCCGGCACGGGCCGGGGGCCGCAGTTTGTTCCGCGGACTTCCGCCTCAGCGGGCCAGATCCGGCGGGAGCGGCCGGGCAAAGCGCGCCCCTGGTGTCGGACCGGGCAGGTAGATTCCGGCAAGTAGCGCCCTGGCCCGCCAAGGTATCCAGGTCGTCATGCCTTCCCCCGCCAAAAAGTCTTGCAGTGGGCCTTTTCGGTGCGGTTGAAGGCGATCATCCGGCGCAGCAGCGTGTAATCCACGTCCCTCTCCCACGGGATGCGGAACAGCATTTTGCCCCGGCATAGCCGCCCCGGGCGATTTCCCGGAAAAAGCCCTCCAAGCCCGCCCCGGAGAAACGGCCAGATGCCCGGCGGAGACGCTGATCCCGACGATGAACGTCCCATGATCTGTGAACACAGGCTGGTTCCATGCAACCCTGAGCTCCAGGCCGGAAAACGTCCGTTCCGCCCACTCCAGCACCTCCGCCATACGGACGCGGCGCTGCGGCGCTTTCGCCTGCGCCAGATAATCTGCTAAGGTCTCCAATCCACCCGCCCCTTCACATCCAAAGAGCAGAAATAGTCTGTGCATTTCAGGAGGGATTATCACCCCTCGCCTCAAGCAGCGGCGCCCCGGGCGGCCGCTCTTCCGTCAGGACCTGCAGCCTGTTCCGGAAACGAGGGCCTCCTTCAGGTTCATTTCCTGCCCTCCTTGCCCAGGCTGATCTTGTATCCATCATAAGTGAAAAAGGGCCGCACCCGGGCGGAGGTGGACCAGGTAACTGCCTGTCTCACCGGGTACACGCTGGCGGACCTCGCCCGGCTGGAGCGGTCCAGCGTCACCTGCGCTCACTTTTTTCAACGTGCCCCCGCCATGAATCCTGACCGTGCCCTCATCACCGACAAGGTCTGCGGTGTCCGGGTATGGGACCTGCTGATACGGGATATCCGGTATCTGGGCAAGCTGGTGGACGAGCTGCCCAAGGGACCCCTATGGAGCAGATTCTCCGGAAAAACAAGTATGTCCCGGAGCTTCTGGCCTTTCAGAAACTCGGGGCTGTTTTCGCCTCGAGAGCCCTTTGCTTTGCCGCCGAGAAGGGGCAGCGTTTTCCGATGCACTGGCTGTTTCGGGCACTGTAAGAGCAGACGGGCACGCTGTGCTGCATCTCCACCCCCAGGTGCTCCCGGACAAAGTCCACGGCAGCCTGGACGGCCAGCCAGGAATCCCGTTTGCAGCACCGGGGGCCACCCACCTTGCCGATGCTGTCCAGGGCCCGGGCGGTCATCTGATTGCTCAATCCCCAGGGCTCCCGGGCCAGGGGCGTGGATGCCGTGGCGATGGCCAGGAACTGCCCCGCGCTGATCCCCGCCCCGCAGGCGCCCCAGAAGCCGCAGGCCCCGCCGGGGACAGCTTTGCCCCGGCTGTACATCTCCCGGAGAGCGCTCTCCAGGTCCAACTTGCCCCCGGCATTTTTATAGGCGGTGAGCAGCGCCGCTCCCACCATCACATGGTGCTCTGGCCCGTGCATATGGCAGAAGGACAGGTCCATCATCCGGCGGAGGATAGCGGCGGGGTCGGCGGAAGTCTCCGCCAAGCACAGGCCGAAGATGGTGTCCATGCCCTGGGTATGGCAGTCATTGCAAACATAATGGCCGTTGACGCACCGGGTCTTGCTGGATTCCTTTTTATGGCAGATGGCGCACTCCATGTCCTCGTCCCGGACCAGATATTCCAGCGGTGCCTTGCAGATCAGGCATTCTTCTGGATGCAAATCGATCACTCCTCCCTTATCCGCAGCGCAGGAAGTCACGCGGCTGCGCAGTCCCGACGCCCCCCACAATATGCTGTGGGGAAATGTTCTTTCTCATAAATCGGCTCCCCCCGATGCGTTCATCCACACATCAGCTGTGTACTCTCTCCTGTTATTTTCTATCATACAATAGCCAAGATAACCCGCTGAATGTAAAATCCGCTTAAGGGGAGCAAACATTTTCTCCGGCTGTACATGCAGTCATTCTATCCGTTCAGCGTTTTCCGGAAGCATAGTCGCCCATATGGATGTCCACCACTCCCCTGGGCGGCTGGATCAGGGCATCCTCGTACTGGCACTTCCACTGAATCTCCCGGCTCATCCGGCCATTCTCTATGCCGTCAATCGTTTCCCCATCCCCAATGGGGTTATCATGCTCCAGTATGTACGACGCCGCATTATAGGCGTGGTTCACTACCCAGTTGGGATCCATGCTATGGAAGTGGTACTGGAGGTCCGGCAGGAACAGGGTGTTCATGCCCACTGTGTCGATGAGCATATCCTCGGTGCCCTCAATGTTGAAGAAGCGGACATTGACACCAAATCGGATGAAGCGGTCCGAGCCCTCGATCTGGTGGGAACGCACATATTCCGCCAGCAAGAGCTTGCCGCAGTTCTGGAAATAGAACGCCTCACAGGTGGGGTACAGCTCTGCCAGGGCCTCCACGAAGTCGGCGTCCAGGTTGGCCCTCTCCAGGGCCGGAAGCGCCGCCGCCAGCATATCAGTGGCCACGACCTGATACCGGCACTCCCGAAAGATTCGCTCTCGGTCCTCCCGGCAGTCCCACATCTGGCTCATAAGGAACGCATCGAAGCCCTTGCCCTTGAATTTGTCACATCCCATCACCATCAGCTGCACCGGGCATTTGCCGTCCTGAAATTCCGCGATATGATCCAGGGCAGCAAAGCCTGCCATCTTTTTATCACGGCAGAAACACTCTACCGCGCCGATGTGCTTTTTCATCACAGCGGTCATCTCATCCTTGTCCGGCATGTCTACCGGCTCTTTGAACAGCATTTGAATGAGATAGGGGCCGCCGGGCTGGGGCCCTTTTTTGTCATCCAGGTTTTGCCGGAACACTTGATTACTCATTTTTGTCCTCCTTATAGCAGCAGACCATGTAACAACGGGCGATCGCTACTTTGTATGCGGGGTTACTCCAAAAATCAAAAAAAGAGCCACACTAAATAGAACCAATCCGATGAAGTTGCGCTCTATCAGCAGTTTTATGGCCAAGAGAAGCAGCAGACCACAAACCAGAATAATAATACCATTCATTTCTTTTTATCCATTTTGTCAGGGAACAGCTTGAACCGAAACGCCAGTTCCTGATTAACGATTTCCTTGGGCAGCTTTCGGGGATTGGCGATTAGATACCAAGCCCGATAAGTCCGCTTTTCCATGTCCTGCTCCTGAAGGTAGATCTGATAGCCCGCTTCGTCCTCCTCCGTCCAAGTGTCATACTGCTTCTTGGCCTGGACATGGTTTCCCACGACCACGTCCAATTCCTCCACGGAGCGGCTGGCGGCCCAAGCATGGTCCACATCGCCAGCATGGGAGAAATAGAAGATTTGCATCCCCATCCACCGGCGCACCTTGCTTTCCGGCGTTCCACGCAATTCCGCCTGACGGCGGTACTCCGCCAGCTGCTCTGGTGTTCCGTATCTTTCCACCGCCTGCTCCTCCACATGAATACGCCAACTGTAATCCTCCGGCTGGGTAAAGGGGGCGCAGACCGGCTGTAACGCCTCTGCCGGGTCCTCCTCAAAGCGGTCGATAAAGTCAAGGTAGCGGGCTTTGATTAAGGGCAGAAAAGTGTCCAGCAACCCGGTATCCAACCGCAGGTCCTCTGTCAGCATCCGGAAGAACGAACCGCCTGTTATCGGTTCTATTTTGAAAGAGTAGAGAAAGTCATCCCCCTGCTTAATGATGCAGCTGAATCCCACCTCCACATTTCCATGGCCGATTTCGTAGTCTATGTAGTTGTAGCGGCTCCGCTCAAACCAGATCAGGTAGGTCAGGCCGTTTTTCGTTCTCTTTTGAAGTTGCCCTTTTTCAGACGCTTCCAGCCCTTTTCCTCCAGCCCCAGCCCGTTCCACAGGTAGTCCAGAAGCTCCTGAAATATATCTGCCGGGCGTTTTTGTTCCATAAAATCCTCCCAACCGCTTATGCTTGTTCCTCACTTTTTCCAATCACATCCGCTAATTGAGTACTGACAGTATCTATGTAGAGATGCACCCCATCCCGATCACAGTGGTACAGGTTTGAGTAGCTTGTACTCTCATTAGGGCGGATAGGGTTAGGCTCCACCACCTCGGTAGCTTCCAGCAGACCGACACCCAGTTCCGCCGCGGCAGTGAGAGCCTTTTTCAGCACGGCAAGCTGTCCGTTACTCCAAAGTCCCTCCAAATCCTCCAGCACCTTTGGGTCCTGCTCCAGATCCCGGAGAAGCTGTGTAACCTGCTTTGGAGACAGGTACACGCCGGAACAGTAGTTTTCAATGATCTGATTTTCTGCCGGATTTGGAAAAGCTGTTGGTGTCACCTGTGCCCATGGGGTGAAATACCGGGCATATTCCGGCTTTTCTTCCACCAGGAAAGAAAAGGCACTGCCTCTGGTGTAATAGTAATCCCGGAAAAAGCCCTGGATCACCGCAATATAAAAGCCGTGGCTCTTATCAAACAATTCATCCGGCTCTGTCCCCGCACCGACCCGCAGAGTATCCAGATATTTTTCCGCATAGAAGTCCTCCATTCCGTGCTGTGCGGCAAGGGCCAGCACCTTTTCCTCCTGCCCCTGCTGTACCCAGGAAAGCGGGGTAAAATACCATTCCCGCATTTCTTCCGGCGAAATCGGGTGAAAACTGACATCGTATCCCATAAAGCTCCTCCTTAATAATCCAGTAAAATGGGCACCTGCTGTTCCTCGGCAAACCGCATGGCCCGCCAGAACATGGAGAAGGCGAACTTGGCAAGGGACTGGGTATCATACTGGGTATGCTCCGAGATGTCCGCCTTGCTGTACTGTCCATCCGGGCCTACGGTTCCGTCTGCCGGGTATCCCTCCGTGTCTGCCCAATCAAGGATGGTATCCTCATCGGCCTGCCACGCCAGCTGGTTCAGCTTCTCCAGCTCCTTCCGCAGTCCGCCCACCGTGCCGATGGCGGCGGTGTCGTCGGTAGGCAGAGGTGCTTGGAAGAAGAAGGCGTCCGGCAGAGGCAGCCACCAGGTAGCCCCACGGAACAGGGACCATACCCGCTCCTGGTCCGCCGCAAGGCGGGCGACCAGGGGATGCTCCCCGAAGTTCCAGTCCTTCTCCACAGTGGGAGGCACCGGTTCCTCGTATGTATGGCAGGCGGCCGCCAGCAGCATGGCGCCGAAGGCATCCCAATCCGGCTTGTCGGTGTAGTAGGGGCTCTCGTTATTCTCCGGCCAGGGAGCGTAGGGGGCTGGCCCGGCTGAGAAATGGCGTTCAGAATCTGATCCCGCCAGTTCTCCACCGCCGCCTGGACCTCGGCCGGGGACAGTTCCTCCTCGTTGTCAGCGGGTTCCCCGTCCGGGGTGATGCGGTTGAAGGCGTATCCGTTTTCCTCCGCCCACTGCTGAACAACGGTTTTCCAGTTGTGAGAATAGTAC
This DNA window, taken from Dysosmobacter welbionis, encodes the following:
- a CDS encoding metallophosphoesterase family protein, which encodes MKLAILSDTHGLLRPEVTEHLKTADAILHGGDINRQSIVDELRQYAPLYIVRGNNDKDWAEAIPHDLTVTLGGVTFFMVHNRKEVPADLAGVDAVVFGHSHKYVQEEKGGVLWLNPGSCGPRRFHQEITMMTAEAEDGKIRVEKVIIPHGTA
- a CDS encoding peptide deformylase, which encodes MIRDICKDQAFLAQKAEPASPEDLPVAADLLETLEVHRDGCVGMAANMIGVNKRIIAFDNQGGYMVMFNPEIVKRAGPYEAEEGCLSLSGTRRARRWESIKVRWQNEKFQERIKTFTGWTAQIIQHEIDHCEGIII
- a CDS encoding SGNH/GDSL hydrolase family protein; this encodes MRILMLGNSLTSAQDMPDILAELTGAEVVCHTRGGARLSEHLNPNTRLGARTQAALAKEQWDYVVLQEMSHGPITAPGSFFASVERLCRQIRENGAIPVLYATWAYQKGGARLSAKGWDYGGMARNLSAAYRRAAEENRALLADVGRRFYQLPGTQDLYAADGVHPSGQGARIAAETIAAAIQRHKEDPS
- a CDS encoding SGNH/GDSL hydrolase family protein codes for the protein MDILAAETGWVLGNWGANGRELPDAAPDIPADTDLLIVMLGTNDLLQGRRPKATAERMERFLTGLELARGKIPLFALPSRSPGEWVPGQMLIAASRTFAGCCRTLAGRWNVSPAYDGVPLRGAGAQGPCRRDFAP
- a CDS encoding ATP-binding protein; translated protein: MNSVKKRRRAVVDPSACVACGCCVKVCPLQAIEIVRGVMAQVRQDKCVGCGKCARECPASVIKIREVEA
- a CDS encoding 4Fe-4S binding protein, coding for MKKHWYDYLWIASLLYLLLGFFNILFAWLGLLCFFIPLIISVVSGTKSYCNRYCGRGQLFGLLGGRFGLSRRKDIPKWMKSKAFRYGFLAFFFAMFFLMLWNTYLVFAGVRDLGQAVTLLWTFKLPWNWAYHGTLFHPGVAQFAFGFYGVMLTSTVLGLITMVLFKPRSWCVYCPMGTMTQLICKARNSRT
- a CDS encoding Crp/Fnr family transcriptional regulator, with the translated sequence MTFQDYFPIWNKLQTDQQDRIRSNLNFRTVKKGTILHNGDMDCTGLLLVKAGQLRAYILSDEGREITIYRLFDRDLCLFSASCIMRSIQFEVTIQAEKDTDLWVIPAEVYQDIMETSAPVANYTNELMASRFSEVMWLMEQVMWKSLDKRVAAFLLEEASIEGSSVLKITHEAIANHLGTHREVITRMLRYFQSEGMVRLSRGMVRLLDEDRLRQLQD
- the trxA gene encoding thioredoxin, whose translation is MAAINLNKEQFQQMAEGGKPILVDFWAPWCGYCRRIGPAYEKIADEYGDRLTVAKVNIDEEAALAEAAQIEVIPTLVLYRDGKAVDSIVNPGSKAAIDQFIQEAMAK
- the trxB gene encoding thioredoxin-disulfide reductase, which translates into the protein MGETRVYDMIVVGGGPGGYTAALYAARAGLDTLVLEKLSAGGQMALTEEIDNYPGYEDGIDGFTLAEKMQRQAERFGAQTAYAQVERMELTAAPKALKTSEGTFYARTVILATGANPRELGLAGEEALVGRGVAYCAACDGMRYKGKTVAVVGGGNSAAGDALLLSRIAERVVLVHRRDQLRATKIYHEPLIQAENVEFRWNSTVTELLHEEKLTGIRLRDVQTGAESVLPCDGLFISVGRKPATELVKGQLELDAGGYVTADETTRTNLPGVYAVGDVRTKPLRQVVTAVADGAMAVHMAEEYLAGGA